The sequence GCTGGCCGTCGGGCGTCGCCACCGAGCACCACACCTCGTAGACACCGGGCTCCGTGAAGGTCACATCCAGCGTCGTCGAGTCGCCCGGCTCCGGATCGGATGACCGCCACCGGTCGCCGAAGCCGCCGACGTTGAAGCGATGCCGCTCGGTGCCATTGTTCGTGAGGACAAATTGCACGGGCTGGCCAGCCTTGACGACGAATTCGCCGGGATCGAACTGATACTCGATCATCGAAACAGGGATCTGCAGCGGCTCGTCACTCTGAGCGGCGGCGACCTGCGCCCATGGGCCGGCCTGCCTCCCCAAGAGAATGCCCGCAGCCAAGGCCGCGGGCAGGCCAAGCGCAATGAGATTTCGCTTCATATCGATTCCCCCTCCTAAGTCGCTCGAGTTCGGCGCCACCATCCTGTACGAGCGGGAACCCCTGGCCGGATTGCTACGCGCGGTCGGTCCGCGCGCCCCGATCAAGCGACGCGCTTCACCACGCCCGGCCCTCGAAGATCTCCTCGGGCCCGATGCGCTCGTCGATCGCTTCGAGCCGGTACAGCAGATCGACGAATAGATCGAGGTTTCGGCGTGCCTTTGCGTTCAGCCCGTAGACGTGGGGATCCTCGCCCAGAAGATCGACCTCGAGGCGCGCCAGATGGTCCTCGATTCCGCTTCGATACTCCGAGGCCAGCGCGTTCGCCTCGGTGAAGGCTCCCACCAGGTCGATGGGCAGTTCAGGTTGTTCCGCGATCAGCTCCCGACGCACCACGACGACGTCAGTGATGGGGTACAGCCCGGTGTCCCGATACGTGTTCGCGATCACCGTGGGATCCTCGACAAGCGGACGAATGCCAGCGGGCGGAACGGTCTCATGATCGAGCAGGTCGGGGCCGAAGAGGGACCAGTATCGGCCC comes from Chloroflexota bacterium and encodes:
- a CDS encoding cupredoxin domain-containing protein — translated: MKRNLIALGLPAALAAGILLGRQAGPWAQVAAAQSDEPLQIPVSMIEYQFDPGEFVVKAGQPVQFVLTNNGTERHRFNVGGFGDRWRSSDPEPGDSTTLDVTFTEPGVYEVWCSVATPDGQPHRSLGMEGTLTVVE